One genomic segment of Panicum virgatum strain AP13 chromosome 2N, P.virgatum_v5, whole genome shotgun sequence includes these proteins:
- the LOC120662357 gene encoding uncharacterized protein LOC120662357, whose product MDRSWLHGTLFSNEYVSGVKEFMDFIKEKFGENDEILCPCARCLNQKYLDQANVKNHILMNGMDCTYTRWIYHGEDLNLDANELPVHDNDAGSLHGLGFPEDDSNGDDRLEGILRDLQSAEEQGRPDGENPDGNNDDGNLMDKDSFLDHVMKEAKRQLYPGCSKFSRFSFVVKLLHMKSFYRITNTAFSAILKILAEAFPDFNTLPKSYNEAKKLLKDLGLGYESIHVCYNNCVLFRKNYAKHDNCPICVFSRWKDPERKKVPQKVLRYFPLAPRLKRIFASKQGVEDAQWHKLKRESSEKEMSHPADGEAWQDFDREYPDFAKDPRNLRLGLATDGFNPFGNFNTKYSMWPVFVVPYNFPPWVCMDESNLMMALLIPGPTCPGKDFDLFLEPLVEDLIKLWKGVSTYDAVSGKKFNLRAAVLWCIHDYPALSTLSGRTTKGYFACTHCDKNPLSYALRNKIAYIGHYRFLPKGHRLRRNNEFVGLHGTNDPPGKFSKEELLAELEKVSHVRPGIKQPRSNKRKRSEKDRGSSAHVRIWSRRVCLWDLEYWKNLKLRHNLDVMHIEKNICESLISTILNILGKTKDTVNARLDLSDLGIKDELQFREEGNCSEMPHARYTLSKEHKIAFCKFLGEVKFPDGYASNISRCINADGTKVQGLKTHDCHILLQRILPAALRGFVDKDIYEAIAELGKFFRELCSKTVNKDVLAEMKKEIPIIVCKLEKIFPPAFFDVMLHLSIHLPEEALLRGPVQYGWMYPIERRLYTLKRYVRNRARPEGSIAEAYIADECLTFLSKYMDGVETRFNREPRNVGFSNEEAYGVDVFGHGVTLTSAADVVYDENEIDQMVWYVLNNSSQVEEYIKMFRAELEREGVPNIDRALRQGFQTWFRNHMMTRRYTNQEEIDDDLFSLGCGPDFRVRKYKSCIVNGVRFNTIDRDMNKKTQNSGVMTQGTHNNEVMDFYGTLKEIIQLDYNGDDMSVVLFKCDWFKLDGKMTQMKDDGFFKSINVGSLWYKDDSLILATQARKVFYLPDTKFGKNWQVVQTFDHRHLYNVRETTVPFNGPAYQEDEYCEDEGRRQVVSDFTSEQPLNRDDEPGTRFQAAEISRLRNERANYVYESDSEDDEDDTYLEYCSEDGGGATIEVDSDDE is encoded by the exons ATGGATAGGAGCTGGTTGCACGGCACACTATTTTCCAATGAATATGTCAGTGGTGTCAAGGAATTTATGGACTTCATTAAAGAAAAATTTGGTGAGAATGATGAGATTCTCTGCCCATGTGCTAGATGCCTAAATCAAAAGTACCTAGATCAGGCCAATGTCAAGAACCACATATTGATGAATGGTATGGACTGTACATATACTCGATGGATATATCATGGAGAGGACCTTAATCTAGATGCTAATGAACTTCCTGTGCATGACAATGATGCTGGTTCCCTACATGGGTTGGGTTTCCCTGAGGATGATAGCAATGGTGACGATCGGCTTGAGGGGATCCTAAGGGACTTACAAAGTGCAGAAGAACAAGGTAGACCTGATGGTGAAAATCCAGATGGAAACAATGACGATGGAAACCTGATGGATAAAGACTCATTTTTGGATCATGTGATGAAGGAGGCAAAGCGTCAGCTTTATCCGGGCTGCAGCAAATTTTCAAGGTTCTCTTTTGTAGTAAAGCTACTTCATATGAAGTCATTTTATAGAATTACAAATACTGCATTTTCTGCAATTTTAAAGATATTGGCTGAAGCATTTCCGGATTTCAATACACTCCCAAAGTCATATAATGAAGCAAAGAAACTTCTAAAGGATTTAGGACTTGGATATGAATCAATCCATGTGTGCTATAACAACTGTGTTCTGTTTCGGAAGAATTATGCTAAGCATGACAATTGTCCAATTTGTGTTTTTTCGAGATGGAAAGACCCTGAAAGAAAGAAGGTTCCACAGAAAGTACTGCGTTATTTTCCATTGGCACCTAGGCTAAAGAGAATATTTGCTTCCAAGCAAGGTGTAGAAGATGCACAATGGCACAAGTTAAAGAGGGAGTCTAGTGAAAAGGAAATGAGTCATCCAGCTGATGGTGAGGCGTGGCAAGATTTTGATAGAGAATATCCAGATTTTGCCAAAGATCCAAGAAACCTCAGACTTGGCCTTGCTACAGATGGATTCAATCCCTTTGGCAATTTTAATACAAAGTACAGCATGTGGCCTGTATTTGTTGTTCCCTACAACTTTCCACCTTGGGTATGCATGGATGAGTCAAATTTAATGATGGCTTTGTTGATCCCAGGTCCAACATGCCCAGGGAAAGACTTTGATTTATTTCTAGAACCTCTTGTAGAAGATTTGATTAAGCTTTGGAAGGGTGTGTCCACTTATGATGCTGTTAGTGGCAAGAAGTTCAATCTCCGGGCTGCAGTTTTATGGTGTATTCATGACTATCCTGCTCTAAGTACTCTTTCTGGGCGGACTACGAAAGGCTATTTTGCATGTACTCACTGCGACAAGAATCCTCTTTCATATGCCCTAAggaataaaattgcatatattgGTCACTATCGTTTCTTGCCAAAGGGACATCGTCTGCGGAGAAACAATGAATTTGTTGGCCTTCATGGAACCAATGATCCACCAGGTAAATTTTCTAAAGAAGAGCTGCTAGCAGAATTAGAGAAGGTAAGCCATGTTAGGCCTGGGATCAAGCAACCAAGAAGCAATAAAAGGAAGCGTTCTGAAAAGGACAGGGGCAGCAGTGCTCATGTGAGAATTTGGAGCCGGAGGGTCTGTTTGTGGGACTTGGAATATTGGAAAAATTTGAAGCTGAGACATAATCTTGATGTCATGCACATTGAGAAGAACATATGTGAGAGCTTGATTTCCACAATTCTCAATATACTTGGGAAGACAAAGGACACAGTGAATGCTAGGCTTGACCTAAGCGATTTGGGAATCAAAGATGAGCTGCAGTTTAGAGAGGAAGGAAATTGTTCTGAGATGCCTCATGCTCGATATACCTTATCCAAAGAACACAAGATTGCCTTTTGTAAGTTTTTAGGGGAGGTAAAGTTTCCAGATGGCTATGCTTCAAACATCTCAAGATGTATAAATGCCGATGGTACCAAGGTACAGGGCCTAAAAACACATGACTGCCACATTCTTTTGCAAAGAATCTTACCTGCTGCCTTGAGAGGATTTGTGGACAAGGATATTTATGAAGCAATTGCTGAGTTAGGAAAGTTCTTTAGGGAATTGTGCAGCAAAACTGTTAACAAGGATGTGTTGGCTGAAATGAAAAAAGAAATCCCTATAATAGTGTGCAAGCTTGAGAAAATTTTCCCCCCAGCATTTTTTGATGTGATGCTGCACCTTTCTATACATTTGCCTGAAGAGGCCTTGCTCCGAGGTCCTGTGCAATATGGGTGGATGTATCCAATTGAAAGGCGGTTGTACACTTTGAAGCGCTATGTGAGGAATAGAGCACGACCAGAAGGTTCCATTGCTGAGGCATATATTGCGGATGAGTGCCTAACATTTTTATCTAAATACATGGATGGTGTTGAAACAAGATTTAATCGAGAACCAAGAAATGTAGGATTTTCAAACGAAGAAGCCTATGGTGTTGATGTTTTTGGGCATGGAGTTACTTTGACTTCAGCAGCGGATGTAGTATACGACGAAAATGAAATTGATCAAATGGTGTGGTATGTGTTGAACAACTCTAGTCAAGTTGAGGAATATATCAA aatGTTCAGAGCTGAATTAGAGAGGGAAGGGGTGCCTAACATTGATAGAGCGCTTCGACAAGGATTTCAGACATGGTTCAGGAACCAT ATGATGACGCGACGATATACAAATCAAGAAGAGATAGATGATGATTTATTTTCCTTGGGCTGTGGTCCTGATTTTAGAGTGAGAAAATACAAATCATGCATAGTGAATGGGGTGCGATTTAATACTATTGACCGTGATATGAACAAGAAAACACAGAATAGTGGAGTAATGACACAAGGTACACATAATAATGAGGTTATGGATTTTTATGGAACACTAAAAGAGATCATCCAGTTAGATTACAATGGTGATGACATGTCAGTAGTTTTGTTCAAGTGTGATTGGTTTAAATTGGATGGAAAGATGACTCAAATGAAAGATGATGGGTTTTTTAAAAGCATCAATGTTGGCAGTCTATGGTACAAAGATGATTCTTTAATTCTAGCTACTCAGGCTAGAAAAGTGTTTTATTTGCCAGATACAAAGTTTGGTAAAAATTGGCAAGTTGTCCAAACGTTTGACCATCGACATCTATATAATGTACGTGAAACAACTGTGCCATTTAATGGACCTGCATATCAAGAGGATGAGTATTGTGAAGATGAGGGTAGGCGGCAAGTAGTTTCTGACTTTACATCTGAGCAGCCATTAAATAGAGATGATGAACCTGGAACCAGGTTTCAAGCTGCTGAGATTTCCCGTTTGAGGAATGAAAGGGCAAACTATGTGTATGAAAGTGACAgcgaagacgacgaagatgacaCATATCTAGAGTACTGCAGTGAAGATGGAGGAGGTGCCACAATCGAAGTCGACAGTGATGATGAGTAG